From the genome of Streptomyces sp. NBC_00659, one region includes:
- the crcB gene encoding fluoride efflux transporter CrcB, whose protein sequence is MTVPHPERVGESGAPARAPARPASPWHGQGPVVAAVSLGGAIGASARYGAGLLWPTPDGGFPWTTFTINVVGCAVIGVLMVLITDMRAVHRLARPFFGTGVLGGFTTFSTYAVDIRNLVGTGHPGTGLGYLAATLCAALAAVWLGTTTARRALAWRRR, encoded by the coding sequence ATGACAGTCCCGCATCCAGAGCGCGTCGGCGAGTCCGGTGCTCCCGCACGCGCGCCCGCGCGCCCGGCGTCCCCTTGGCACGGCCAGGGCCCGGTCGTCGCGGCGGTCTCACTGGGCGGCGCCATCGGCGCCTCGGCCCGCTACGGCGCGGGACTGCTGTGGCCCACGCCTGACGGCGGCTTCCCCTGGACCACGTTCACGATCAACGTCGTGGGCTGCGCCGTCATCGGCGTGCTCATGGTGCTGATCACCGACATGCGGGCGGTGCACCGCCTCGCGCGCCCCTTCTTCGGCACCGGGGTCCTCGGCGGCTTCACCACCTTCTCCACGTACGCCGTCGACATCCGGAACCTGGTCGGCACCGGCCACCCGGGCACCGGGCTCGGCTATCTCGCCGCGACCCTGTGCGCGGCGCTCGCGGCGGTGTGGCTCGGGACAACGACGGCCCGCCGCGCCCTGGCATGGAGGCGGCGATGA
- a CDS encoding SMP-30/gluconolactonase/LRE family protein, producing MAVTALSPRRAVSLGGRGPEDVVADSRGGVLTGLEDGRIVRVEGLGDPDRTGVRVVAETGGRPLGLELLPDNALLVCDAERGLLRVGLEDGVVRVLADQVAGVPLRFCSNVVALSDGTVYFTVSSRSYPLKQWIGDLVEHTASGCLLRLAPGETEPEVLLEGLQFANGLAASADESFLVVAETGAFRLVRYWLTGPRAGRSETFADDLPGQPDNLWRAPDGPIWVALAGPRVGALEHLHRRGPAVRRAAARIAVRAPFRPPGTTGVLAVGDDGAVLHHLESRRARFRMVTSVCECDGRLILGSIWERGLAVCDLPGATG from the coding sequence ATGGCGGTCACCGCCCTTTCGCCCCGGCGCGCGGTGTCGCTCGGCGGCCGTGGCCCCGAGGACGTGGTGGCCGACTCCCGGGGCGGGGTGCTGACCGGTCTGGAGGACGGCCGCATCGTACGCGTCGAAGGCCTCGGCGACCCCGACCGCACCGGTGTCAGGGTCGTCGCCGAGACGGGCGGCAGGCCGCTCGGCCTCGAACTCCTGCCGGACAACGCCCTGTTGGTGTGCGATGCCGAACGGGGACTGCTGCGGGTCGGGCTGGAGGACGGAGTGGTCCGTGTCCTCGCCGACCAGGTCGCCGGAGTACCGCTGCGCTTCTGCAGCAATGTCGTCGCCCTCTCGGACGGCACCGTGTACTTCACCGTCTCCAGCCGGAGTTACCCCCTGAAGCAGTGGATCGGCGATCTTGTCGAACACACCGCATCCGGCTGTCTGCTGCGTCTGGCCCCGGGGGAGACGGAACCCGAAGTGCTCCTGGAGGGGCTGCAGTTCGCCAATGGTCTCGCCGCCTCGGCCGACGAGTCGTTCCTCGTCGTCGCGGAGACCGGCGCGTTCCGGCTTGTCCGCTACTGGCTCACCGGGCCGCGAGCGGGCCGGTCCGAGACCTTCGCCGACGACCTCCCCGGCCAGCCGGACAACCTCTGGCGCGCTCCGGACGGCCCGATCTGGGTGGCCCTGGCCGGCCCCCGAGTCGGCGCCCTGGAACACCTGCACCGCCGGGGCCCGGCCGTCCGGCGCGCCGCGGCCCGGATCGCCGTGCGCGCGCCCTTCAGACCGCCGGGCACCACAGGTGTCCTCGCGGTCGGCGACGACGGCGCCGTCCTGCACCACCTGGAGAGCCGCAGGGCACGGTTCCGGATGGTGACCAGCGTCTGCGAGTGCGACGGCCGGCTGATTCTCGGGAGCATCTGGGAACGGGGCCTCGCGGTCTGTGACCTTCCGGGCGCCACCGGCTGA